A window of the Phragmites australis chromosome 20, lpPhrAust1.1, whole genome shotgun sequence genome harbors these coding sequences:
- the LOC133901424 gene encoding uncharacterized protein LOC133901424, translated as MNSSDSEEMMMFSSDLSDEEDELLVLIAIKEEEAAAARRSRQRGSMPGHAVIDRQHREGAARLYNDYFADNPVYGDILFRRRFRMSRRLFLRIAATVEEHDTWFRQRRDATGKLGLSPLQKMTAAIRQLAYGVSSDAVDEYVRIGASTAMMALRKYVQAIVEVFGEEYLRALNETDTARLLAEGERRGYDMGYYLGDGIYPEWATIVKAIPAPRGNKSIHFSAMQAALRKDVERAFGVLQSRFAIVRGPARVWDQSTLHNIMTACVIMHNMIIEDERGTASPVQVFDFMGEPTQVHRSGDEGILHYVETTQAIRNRAVHRQLRADLVEHLWSMHGAQ; from the exons ATGAACTCCTCAGAttcagaggaaatgatgatgttcTCCTCAGATTTGAGTGACGAAGAGGATGAGCTGCTTGTGCTGATTGCCAtcaaggaggaagaagcagcagcTGCGCGTCGTAGCAGGCAGCGTGGGTCGATGCCCGGCCATGCGGTTATAGACCGGCAACACCGCGAAGGTGCTGCTAGGCTGTACAACGACTACTTCGCCGACAACCCTGTGTACGGCGATATCCTGTTTCGTCGGAG GTTTCGTATGTCGCGGCGGTTGTTCTTGCGTATTGCGGCCACTGTGGAGGAGCATGACACCTGGTTCAGGCAGAGAAGGGATGCAACGGGGAAGCTCGGCCTTAGCCCCTTGCAAAAAATGACAGCGGCCATACGGCAACTAGCATACGGAGTCAGTTCCGATGCAGTTGACGAGTACGTGCGGATAGGAGCGAGTACGGCGATGATGGCTTTACGGAAATATGTGCAAGCTATTGTGGAGGTGTTCGGAGAAGAATATCTCCGGGCTCTCAATGAAACTGACACCGCCCGTCTCCTGGCAGAAGGGGAGCGCCGTGG GTACGACATGGGATACTACCTCGGCGATGGCATATACCCCGAATGGGCGACCATAGTGAAGGCAATTCCTGCTCCACGAGGCAACAAGAGCATCCATTTCTCCGCGATGCAAGCTGCTCTCCGCAAGGATGTCGAACGTGCATTTGGTGTGTTGCAATCTAGGTTTGCTATTGTTCGCGGGCCGGCTAGAGTATGGGATCAGTCTACCTTGCATAATATCATGACCGCATGCGTTattatgcacaacatgataattgagGACGAGCGTGGTACCGCTTCCCCGGTGCAGGTGTTCGACTTCATGGGGGAACCAACTCAAGTCCATCGAAGTGGTGACGAAGGTATCCTGCATTATGTCGAAACAACTCAAGCTATCCGCAACCGTGCAGTGCACCGCCAATTGCGGGCGGACCTTGTGGAGCACCTTTGGAGTATGCATGGAGCACAGTAG